The following are encoded in a window of Acropora muricata isolate sample 2 chromosome 6, ASM3666990v1, whole genome shotgun sequence genomic DNA:
- the LOC136920573 gene encoding tuberin-like isoform X4, producing the protein MSKQNVSEGFRQKVKQFFGVKKGNVITSSVYEGPKPDEFYFHQELLQEISKESPLSNRVKVLRELCDFLASRRVEDHAIEAAWEAVNDLLEASNPVEARHVTLQFLTVMVFAQLGRLGILRAHFFSVVAGHKVAEDVSPRLELLKALSDNGKDISYFEEVTGPFLLSWMPEVMKGGRMDVFMPLVINVIHYNSSFLDEDIITGIVRETCNVTRTTKEEEDIELCLCLLDAVVRYSCLPSNALFDFIAIACRAVNIEKFCQHSWKIMRNLLGTHLGHRGVYTMCNIMEDSDNHSDTMLLRGSVFFIGMCLWGSQRVPNLKYSNTTVLPSMLQALSSHYSLVALEVTLSVQRLVKKYGHELNVVAWDSVLDISEALQKQIEVYSPGENSLIENLHILFTSIEELFETDKFNGPEERFFALIEKSASKRPEHSLHVLVSFKAQTVHPAQEGWLTNLHNLMEKYFRYEIRTSVRAKVLSVLSSLLTSYGHWYEDELLDVAVLPYLSHISEDQDVTVRNEAAQIIIDLCLTSDSLKCQDFLSIIEKVISRHVELLGKGQQLDEQEQLLQEEKELKDVKTAVSGLVQVFKAKLFRLPHSHAVKALQLLVSHVKAHYDHRYSTYIASIIRIMTFECFLSLRCDSSLRIGVCNSSEEENNTKFSRYFTCWHSDLDAKPSSHLGIIQYSEVFEVILKCVQDEWDWTVLEHVLKALPEVLQNKSLILSANPALNAMTSVLCHMVLEPSYIHDLHRVPSGVGRVGLLALIFQVLTVLATYHSNLDRRRQVELVRALELGLGTKCAVRCVSSLTLCTMEMQAVMKSLLPALLFRLSQISATVAMAAPMLEFLSGLVHLPHLYTSFQDSQYKSVFAICLPYTDPYRYSQYTVTLAYHVIAAWFVRSRLAYRKAFVGFVSKGLKASAVNPERFDPRPDSPALATAKSHSNNVSNQPSPQTAPRSISPVTKKETDSSCELHSEMSEVCMDMMARYAFAPCMSQPNRTKAVEFMLASGHSRTWMINNTIVTISTSGTYVGLDGVCENCLALREQKFDISSLEKSKLEKILQQRTTAIAADSAETLLTQASSDHSQGTGIGTRSSANSQTKPDASPKPDSKFTSLEKTALHKSLSVDTAKLKSLSEARSSNASERRNSEPVASAVNPRNCQCVCQGWAEILIRRPCGNLSWIMRIQNRETSASLDGDVSMAVVDDPQIGDFLSTESEKHSEILSTSTESGSVIVDVVRQPKPLDEFSNSVRQHHENESDKTMEPAQLDPVLIYSPSGSLTSPSSTTSQSLESEPYETRDRLLSQSPRKPANVFTMTEPDSCGALGSPEITSTSTEDVAQNQYRHKLRFEKLASDEENVLSRKVEDHRERTGEQGIEFSETGKGEHHAVSQTRKDQRSNSRPCHTTDTDLQMTRDSADANGKAALTLSLDSGSRVAQLRELETESQAPKKSKLKKSSSTNSPIRNKSVLSQSLHSPFASPLQSRRSMAKKSKEAEDRLGLMSASGQPKKSSSSPELSSPPAFPRALGKTSSSRIVSHGGRPQSISKSDKSAPLPGDVADTGPKEPPILVTPSESFRYSLDPSFVFLQLYHASFLGSSNEKPEPLPDSEVIERAIKCLDRIPPYDTHKIGVIYVGPGQHDNEAAILGNVYGSSRYMTFLSGLGTLVRLRDCPPAEIYTGGLDRNGEDGEFAYSWQDDICQVIFHVATLMPTRESDPGCNSKKLHIGNDFVTIVYNDSQQTVKFGRIKGQFNFAEVVIKPLDNASNMVTLRFKDELKDLLTDSGPRVISDANLPRLVRQLVVHINMASVIHQSQKRPTDAYGCNWLERLRQLKRVRSKAAAENFSVPGSPIGKSSPSLGLRPPSLSVTGLTDFTEYVVIK; encoded by the exons ATGTCAAAGCAGAACGTTAGCGAGGGCTTCCGTCAGAAGGTGAAGCAGTTTTTTGGTGTAAAGAAAGGCAATGTTATTACTAGCAGTGTTTATGAGGGTCCCAAACCAGACGAGTTTTACTTCCATCAAGAACTTCTCCAG GAAATCAGCAAGGAAAGTCCTCTATCCAATAGGGTGAAAGTTTTAAGGGAACTTTGTGATTTCCTGGCAAGTCGGCGGGTGGAGGAT CATGCCATTGAAGCTGCATGGGAAGCCGTTAATGATCTCCTTGAAGCCAGCAATCCCGTAGAAGCACGACATGTTACTCTTCAGTTTCTTACAGTTATGGTCTTTGCACAG CTAGGTAGACTTGGCATATTAAGAGCTCATTTTTTCTCCGTTGTGGCGGGCCACAAAGTTGCTGAAGATGTCTCACCCAG GTTGGAATTGTTGAAGGCTCTTAGTGATAATGGAAAGGATATTTCGTATTTTGAAGAAGTGACTG GACCTTTTCTATTATCATGGATGCCTGAAGTTATGAAGGGAGGGag AATGGATGTTTTCATGCCTCTTGTGATCAATGTGATTCATTACAATTCCAGTTTTTTGGATGAAGATATCATAACTGGCATCGTGAG GGAGACCTGTAATGTTACAAGAACAACCAAAGAAGAAGAGGACATAGAG CTCTGCTTGTGCCTGTTGGATGCTGTGGTTCGTTACAGCTGTCTGCCATCCAATGCCTTGTTTGACTTTATTGCTATAGCTTGTAGAGCTGTGAACATAGAAAAGTTTTGTCAACACAGTTGGAAG ATCATGAGAAATTTGCTGGGAACTCATCTTGGACACAGAGGAGTGTATACCATGTGTAATATCATGGAAGACAG TGACAATCACTCAGACACAATGCTACTGCGAGGATCAGTGTTCTTTATTGGAATGTGTCTGTGGGGCTCACAGAGGGTACCAAACCTGAAATACTCAAACACTACTGTATTACCTTCCATGTTACAA GCTCTTTCCTCTCACTACAGTCTTGTTGCCTTGGAAGTGACGCTTTCTGTCCAGAGACTGGTAAAGAAATATGGTCACGAACTTAATGTTGTGGCCTGGGACTCAGTGTTGGACATAAGCGAGGCTCTCCAAAAGCAAATCGAG GTTTACTCTCCAGGTGAAAATTCCTTGATAGAAAATCTCCACATTTTGTTTACCAGCATTGAGGAACTTTTTGAGACGGACAAATTTAATGGACCAGAGGAAAGGTTCTTTGCTTTGATTGAGAAAAGCGCAAGTAAGAGACCT gaGCATTCTCTTCATGTCCTGGTGTCATTTAAGGCTCAGACGGTCCATCCTGCTCAAGAAGGCTGGCTCACCAACCTTCATAATCTTATGGAGAAGTATTTTAG ATACGAAATCCGTACAAGTGTTAGAGCCAAAGTTCTCAGTGTCTTGTCTTCATTACTTACTTCATATGGACACTGGTATGAG GACGAGCTTCTTGATGTGGCAGTGTTGCCTTACCTCAGTCACATTTCTGAAGACCAAGATGTCACTGTCCGTAACGAAGCTGCGCAAATTATCATTGACTTATGTTTGACAAGTGATTCTCTAAAGTGTCAAGATTTTCTCTCCATCATAGAAAAG GTGATAAGTAGGCACGTTGAACTCTTAGGGAAAGGACAGCAGCTCGACGAACAAGAACAG TTATTGCAGGAGGAAAAGGAATTGAAAGATGTGAAGACAGCTGTCAGTGGCTTGGTGCAAGTTTTTAAG GCCAAGTTGTTTCGCTTACCGCACAGTCATGCTGTCAAGGCATTGCAACTCTTGGTATCTCACGTCAAGGCTCATTATGACCATAGGTACAGCACCTACATTGCCAGTATAATCCGAATCATG acatTTGAGTGTTTCCTTAGTCTACGTTGTGACTCCAGTCTACGAATTGGTGTATGCAACTCTAGTGAAGAGGAGAACAACACCAAGTTTAGCCGCTACTTTACATGTTGGCACAG TGATTTGGACGCCAAGCCGTCCTCTCATCTTGGCATTATTCAATACTCAGAAGTGTTTGAGGTTATTTTAAAGTGTGTGCAAGAT GAGTGGGATTGGACTGTACTGGAACACGTTTTAAAAGCCCTACCCGAGGTCCTACAAAATAAGAGCCTGATACTGTCAGCCAATCCAGCTCTGAATGCCATGACATCAGTTCTCTGCCACATG GTGTTGGAACCTTCCTATATTCATGATCTCCATCGTGTCCCCTCTGGTGTAGGAAGAGTAGGTTTGCTAGCTCTTATATTTCAA GTTTTGACAGTTCTTGCAACATATCACTCCAACTTAGACAGAAGGAGACAG GTTGAGTTGGTGAGGGCTTTAGAACTGGGCTTGGGTACCAAGTGCGCGGTCCGATGTGTGTCATCTCTGACTTTGTGCACCATGGAAATGCAGGCAGTTATGAAGAG TCTTCTCCCAGCTCTTCTCTTCCGTTTGAGCCAGATCTCCGCCACTGTTGCTATGGCAGCTCCGATGCTGGAGTTTCTCTCAG GATTGGTTCATTTACCTCACTTGTACACTAGTTTTCAGGACAGTCAATACAAAAGTGTATTTGCCATTTGTCTACCTTACACTGATCCATACAG GTATTCTCAGTATACCGTGACACTTGCCTACCACGTGATAGCTGCGTGGTTTGTCCGATCACGGCTGGCTTATCGCAAGGCATTTGTAGGATTTGTGAGCAAG GGTCTGAAAGCAAGTGCAGTTAACCCGGAGCGCTTCGATCCCAGACCAGACAGCCCCGCCTTAGCAACAGCCAAATCACATAGTAATAATGTCAGCAACCAGCCCTCACCCCAGACTGCTCCCCGGTCGATTTCGCCCGTAACCAAGAAGGAGACTGACTCATCGTGTGAACTGCACTCTGAGATGAGTGAAGTGTGTATGGACATGATGGCAAGATATGCATTTGCTCCATGTATGTCGCAACCAAACAG GACTAAGGCTGTTGAGTTCATGCTGGCCAGCGGTCACTCCCGCACTTGGATGATCAATAACACTATTGTAACAATAAGCACTTCTGGAACGTACGTTGGCTTGGACGGAGTGTGCGAGAACTGTCTCGCCTTACGAGAGCAAAAATTTGACATTTCATCCCTCGAAAAATCAAAACTAGAGAAAATTCTGCAGCAAAGAACAACAGCCATCGCGGCTGACTCCGCAGAAACACTTCTCACCCAAGCTTCCAGCGACCATTCACAAGGCACGGGAATTGGCACCAGGAGCTCTGCCAATTCACAGACAAAGCCAGATGCGTCGCCGAAACCCGACAGCAAATTCACGAGTTTGGAGAAGACAGCTCTTCATAAATCTCTCTCAGTCGATACTGCAAAGTTAAAATCATTGTCGGAGGCTCGAAGCAGTAATGCCTCTGAGAGGAGAAACAGCGAACCCGTCGCGAGTGCAGTTAATCCCCGCAATTGCCAATGTGTCTGTCAAGGGTGGGCAGAGATTTTGATACGGCGACCCTGCGGTAATCTGTCGTGGATCATGCGCATTCAAAACCGAGAGACGTCAGCGAGTTTAGACGGTGACGTTAGCATGGCTGTTGTggatgatccccaaattggtgATT ttttatctACAGAGAGTGAAAAACACTCAGAGATCCTGAGCACAAGTACAGAAAGCGGATCGGTGATTGTAGATGTAGTCAGGCAACCAAAACCATTGGATG AGTTTTCAAATTCTGTCAGGCAACACCACGAGAACGAGTCTGACAAAACCATGGAACCAGCTCAGCTCGACCCAGTCCTCATCTACTCTCCAAGTGGCAGCTTAACCTCGCCTTCAAGTACCACTTCACAGTCCTTGGAGTCAGAGCCTTATGAGACACGTGATCGACTCCTCAGCCAGAGCCCCAGGAAGCCAGCAAATGTGTTCACG ATGACAGAGCCCGACTCGTGCGGTGCGTTAGGCAGCCCAGAAATCACCTCCACTTCGACGGAAG ATGTTGCGCAAAACCAGTACAGGCACAAACTGCGGTTTGAAAAG cTTGCAAGTGATGAAGAAAACGTTCTTTCAAGAAAGGTTGAAGACCATAGGGAACGTACTG GAGAACAAGGCATTGAATTCTCAGAGACGGGTAAAGGCGAACACCATGCTGTATCTCAAACAAGAAAGGACCAGAGGTCTAATTCACGGCCCTGCCACACCACGGATACAGACCTCCAAATGACCCGAGACAGTGCTGACGCGAACGGGAAAGCTGCTTTAACTCTGAGCCTTGATTCGGGATCAAGAGTTGCTCAGCTTCGAGAGCTTGAAACCGAATCTCAA GCCCCAAAGAAAAGTAAACTGAAAAAATCATCAAGCACCAATTCACCAATCAGAAACAAGAGCGTTTTGAGTCAATCTCTCCATTCTCCTTTCGCCTCTCCCCTTCAAAGCAGAAGGTCGATGGCCAAGAAAAGTAAAGAGGCTGAAGACAGGCTTGGTCTCATGAGTGCCAGCGGTCAACCGAAAAAAAGCTCTTCATCACCGGAACTCTCGTCACCTCCAGCTTTTCCGAGAG CGCTTGGCAAAACGTCGAGTTCCAGAATCGTATCTCATGGTGGAAGACCACAGTCCATCAGTAAGTCCGATAAATCAGCTCCTTTACCAGGAGACGTGGCAGATACTGGGCCTAAAGAACCACCTATTTTGGTAACGCCGTCAGAGTCTTTCAGGTACTCCTTGGACCCTTCTTTTGTGTTTCTGCAGCTTTATCATGCTTCCTTTCTTGGATCATCTAACGAGAAACCTGAACCTCTTCCTGATAGTGAG GTGATCGAACGAGCTATTAAATGTCTGGATCGCATTCCACCCTATGACACGCACAAGATTGGTGTTATATATGTTGGCCCAGGGCAACACGACAACGAAGCTGCTATCCTGGGAAATGTCTACGGGTCATCGCGCTACATGACGTTCCTTTCGGGACTCGGGACGCTGGTTCGTCTGCGGGACTGCCCCCCTGCAGAGATTTATACTGGTGGACTTGACAGGAATGGAGAGGACGGTGAATTTGCGTACAGTTGGCAGGACGATATCTGTCAAG TTATTTTCCACGTGGCCACATTGATGCCAACACGAGAGTCGGACCCAGGCTGCAACTCTAAAAAGTTACATATCGGTAACGATTTTGTGACCATCGTCTACAATGATTCCCAGCAGACAGTCAAGTTTGGGAGAATAAAG GGCCAATTTAATTTTGCCGAAGTAGTTATCAAACCACTAGATAATGCTTCCAATATGGTGACACTGCGATTCAAAGACGAGTTGAAAGATCTGTTAACTGACTCAGGACCACGGGTTATTTCCGACGCTAATCTTCCCCGCTTAGTAAGGCAGCTGGTGGTACACATAAAT ATGGCATCTGTTATCCACCAAAGCCAGAAGAGACCCACTGACGCTTACGGCTGCAATTGGCTGGAACGACTGCGACAACTAAAGCGCGTGCGCAGCAAGGCGGCCGCTGAGAATTTTTCAGTTCCCGGCAGTCCCATCGGGAAAAGTTCTCCCTCACTTGGTCTGCGCCCGCCATCTTTATCAGTCACAGGTCTAACAGACTTCACCGAGTACGTCGTCATAAAATAA